The Lates calcarifer isolate ASB-BC8 linkage group LG14, TLL_Latcal_v3, whole genome shotgun sequence genome has a segment encoding these proteins:
- the LOC108888791 gene encoding uncharacterized protein LOC108888791 isoform X49: MMFSSEVYNMDYGLIIFLLTGALVSVASAQTRQYHFVSTPLNWTEAQSFCRQVYTDLATIENTADVSAVNATTSNYTGQAWIGLYDDLVNSWRWSLDNSSFYGEGETEFRNWDLNPVQPNNQLGQQYCVVLYGGRLGTWGDTECSMELQFVCYAGIENGTLVYVIIDNQVNWTQAQRFCRENYVDLASIRNQTENDIITSISNGRFVWIGLYRNNLWSDGSTSLFRNWAAGQPDSGTDNCFTTSFSGSGQWSDDDCSLSLPFICFRTIPPNAEGFRSTGQDETSITLQWNKVNNNVSYILQFDGTEINITAPDGDGPVTHTVSSLTAGTKYTFTLFSVFEDVRSSGVSFTAVTVPSNAGGFRSTGQDETSITLQWNKVNNNVSFTLQFDGTEINITAPDGDGPVTHTVSSLTAATKYTFTLFSVFEDVRSSGVSVTAVTAPSNTGGFRSTGQDETSITLQWNKVNNNVSFTLQFDGTEINITAPDGDGPVTHTVSSLTAGTKYTFTLFSVFEDVRSSGVSVTAVTAPSNTGGFRSTGQDETSITLQWNKVNNNVSFTLQFDGTEINITAPDGDGPVTHTVSSLTAGTKYTFTLFSVFEDVRSSGVSVTAVTAPSNTGGFRSTGQDETSITLQWNKVNNNVSFTLQFDGTEINITAPDGDGPVTHTVSSLTAGTKYTFTLFSVFEDVRSSGVSVTAVTAPSNTGGFRSTGQDETSITLQWNKVNNNVSFTLQFDGTEINITAPDGDGPVTHTVSSLTAGTKYTFTLFSVFEDVRSSGVSVTAVTAPSNTGGFRSTGQDETSITLQWNKVNNNVSFTLQFDGTEINITAPDGDGPVTHTISSLTAGTKYTFTLFSVFEDVRSSGVSVTAVTAPSNTGGFRSTGQDETSITLQWNKVNNNVSFTLQFDGTEINITAPDGDGPVTHTVSSLTAGTKYTFTLFSVFEDVRSSGVSVTAVTAPSNTGGFRSTGQDETSITLQWNKVNNNVSFTLQFDGTEINITAPDGDGPVTHTVSSLTAGTKYTFTLFSVFEDVRSSGVSVTAVTAPSNTGGFRSTGQDETSITLQWNKVNNNVSFTLQFDGTEINITAPDGDGPVTHTVSSLTAGTKYTFTLFSVFEDVRSSGVSVTAVTAPSNAGNFRSTGQDETSITLQWNKVNNNVSYILQFDGTEINITAPDGDGPVTHTVSSLTAGTKYTFTLFSVLEDIRSSGVSFTAVTAPSNTGGFRSTGQDETSITLQWNKVNNNVSFTLQFDGTEINITAPDGDGPVTHTVSSLTAGTKYTFTLFSVFEDVRSSGVSVTAVTAPSNTGGFRSTGQDETSITLQWNKVNNNVSFTLQFDGTEINITAPDGDGPVTHTVSSLTAGTKYTFTLFSVFEDIRSSGVSFTAVTAPSNAGNFRSTGQDETSITLQWNKVNNNVSYILQFDGTEINITAPDGDGPVTHTVSSLTAGTKYTFTLFSVFEDVRSSGVSFTAVTGEILNFFSVLLM, translated from the exons ATGATG ttttcttCAGAGGTTTATAACATGGATTATGGGCTGATCATCTTTTTGCTCACAG gaGCATTGGTCAGTGTTGCCTCTGCCCAAACTCGTCAGTATCACTTTGTGAGCACGCCACTGAACtggactgaagctcagagctTCTGCCGACAGGTCTATACTGACCTGGCCACCATagaaaacacagctgatgtCAGTGCCGTTAATGCTACTACATCAAACTACACAG GCCAGGCTTGGATAGGTCTCTATGATGATTTGGTAAACAGCTGGAGATGGTCCCTGGATAACAGCAGCTTCTAtggagaaggagaaacagagtTTAGAAATTGGGATTTGAATCCTGTTCAGCCCAACAATCAACTAGGACAACAGTACTGTGTGGTATTATATGGTGGCCGTTTGGGCACATGGGGAGACACTGAATGCAGCATGGAACTTCAGTTTGTGTGCTATGCTG GCATAGAAAATGGCACACTGGTCTATGTTATAATTGACAATCAGGTGAATTGGACTCAAGCTCAGAGATTCTGCAGGGAGAATTATGTTGACCTAGCCAG TATAAGaaatcagacagaaaatgacatcATCACAAGCATATCAAATGGGAGATTTGTGTGGATTGGTCTGTACCGGAATAACCTGTGGTCTGATGGGAGCACCTCTCTGTTTCGAAACTGGGCCGCTGGACAGCCAGACTCTGGGACAGATAACTGTTTCACCACATCATTCAGTGGCTCAGGACAGTGGTCAGATGATGATTGCTCCCTCAGCTTGCCATTCATCTGTTTCAGAACAA TTCCACCCAACGCAGAAGGCTTCAGATCAACAGGACAAGATGAGACCAGTATCactctgcagtggaataaaGTCAACAACAATGTCAGCTATATTCTCCAGTTTGATGGGACAGAGATAAACATCACTGCACCAGATGGAGATGGACCAGTAACTCACACAGTCTCATCTCTCACTGCTGGAACCAAAtacacattcactctcttctctgtgtttgaggacGTCAGAAGCAGTGGAGTAAGCTTTACTGCAGTCACTG TTCCTTCAAATGCAGGAGGCTTCAGGTCAACAGGACAAGATGAGACCAGTATCactctgcagtggaataaaGTCAACAACAATGTCAGCTTTACTCTCCAGTTTGATGGTACAGAGATAAACATCACTGCACCAGATGGAGATGGACCAGTAACTCACACAGTCTCATCTCTCACTGCTGCAACCAAAtacacattcactctcttctctgtgtttgaggacGTCAGAAGCAGTGGAGTAAGCGTTACTGCAGTCACTG ctcctTCAAACACAGGAGGCTTCAGGTCAACAGGACAAGATGAGACCAGTATCactctgcagtggaataaaGTCAACAACAATGTCAGCTTTACTCTCCAGTTTGATGGAACAGAGATAAACATCACTGCACCAGATGGAGATGGACCAGTAACTCACACAGTCTCATCTCTCACTGCTGGAACCAAAtacacattcactctcttctctgtgtttgaggacGTCAGAAGCAGTGGAGTAAGCGTTACTGCAGTCACTG ctcctTCAAACACAGGAGGCTTCAGGTCAACAGGACAAGATGAGACCAGTATCactctgcagtggaataaaGTCAACAACAATGTCAGCTTTACTCTCCAGTTTGATGGAACAGAGATAAACATCACTGCACCAGATGGAGATGGACCAGTAACTCACACAGTCTCATCTCTCACTGCTGGAACCAAAtacacattcactctcttctctgtgtttgaggacGTCAGAAGCAGTGGAGTAAGCGTTACTGCAGTCACTG ctcctTCAAACACAGGAGGCTTCAGGTCAACAGGACAAGATGAGACCAGTATCactctgcagtggaataaaGTCAACAACAATGTCAGCTTTACTCTCCAGTTTGATGGAACAGAGATAAACATCACTGCACCAGATGGAGATGGACCAGTAACTCACACAGTCTCATCTCTCACTGCTGGAACCAAAtacacattcactctcttctctgtgtttgaggacGTCAGAAGCAGTGGAGTAAGTGTTACTGCAGTCACTG ctcctTCAAACACAGGAGGCTTCAGATCAACAGGACAAGATGAGACCAGTATCactctgcagtggaataaaGTCAACAACAATGTCAGCTTTACTCTCCAGTTTGATGGAACAGAGATAAACATCACTGCACCAGATGGAGATGGACCAGTAACTCACACAGTCTCATCTCTCACTGCTGGAACCAAAtacacattcactctcttctctgtgtttgaggacGTCAGAAGCAGTGGAGTAAGCGTTACTGCAGTCACTG ctcctTCAAACACAGGAGGCTTCAGGTCAACAGGACAAGATGAGACCAGTATCactctgcagtggaataaaGTCAACAACAATGTCAGCTTTACTCTCCAGTTTGATGGAACAGAGATAAACATCACTGCACCAGATGGAGATGGACCAGTAACTCACACAATCTCATCTCTCACTGCTGGAACCAAAtacacattcactctcttctctgtgtttgaggacGTCAGAAGCAGTGGAGTAAGTGTTACTGCAGTCACTG ctcctTCAAACACAGGAGGCTTCAGATCAACAGGACAAGATGAGACCAGTATCactctgcagtggaataaaGTCAACAACAATGTCAGCTTTACTCTCCAGTTTGATGGAACAGAGATAAACATCACTGCACCAGATGGAGATGGACCAGTAACTCACACAGTCTCATCTCTCACTGCTGGAACCAAAtacacattcactctcttctctgtgtttgaggacGTCAGAAGCAGTGGAGTAAGCGTTACTGCAGTCACTG ctcctTCAAACACAGGAGGCTTCAGGTCAACAGGACAAGATGAGACCAGTATCactctgcagtggaataaaGTCAACAACAATGTCAGCTTTACTCTCCAGTTTGATGGAACAGAGATAAACATCACTGCACCAGATGGAGATGGACCAGTAACTCACACAGTCTCATCTCTCACTGCTGGAACCAAAtacacattcactctcttctctgtgtttgaggacGTCAGAAGCAGTGGAGTAAGCGTTACTGCAGTCACTG ctcctTCAAACACAGGAGGCTTCAGGTCAACAGGACAAGATGAGACCAGTATCactctgcagtggaataaaGTCAACAACAATGTCAGCTTTACTCTCCAGTTTGATGGAACAGAGATAAACATCACTGCACCAGATGGAGATGGACCAGTAACTCACACAGTCTCATCTCTCACTGCTGGAACCAAAtacacattcactctcttctctgtgtttgaggacGTCAGAAGCAGTGGAGTAAGCGTTACTGCAGTCACTG ctcctTCAAATGCAGGAAACTTCAGGTCAACAGGACAAGATGAGACCAGTATCactctgcagtggaataaaGTCAACAACAATGTCAGCTATATTCTCCAGTTCGATGGTACAGAGATAAACATCACTGCACCAGATGGAGATGGACCAGTAACTCACACAGTCTCATCTCTCACTGCTGGAACCAAAtacacattcactctcttctctgtgctTGAGGACATCAGAAGCAGTGGAGTAAGCTTTACTGCAGTCACTG ctcctTCAAACACAGGAGGCTTCAGGTCAACAGGACAAGATGAGACCAGTATCactctgcagtggaataaaGTCAACAACAATGTCAGCTTTACTCTCCAGTTTGATGGTACAGAGATAAACATCACTGCACCAGATGGAGATGGACCAGTAACTCACACAGTCTCATCTCTCACTGCTGGAACCAAAtacacattcactctcttctctgtgtttgaggacGTCAGAAGCAGTGGAGTAAGCGTTACTGCAGTCACTG ctcctTCAAACACAGGAGGCTTCAGGTCAACAGGACAAGATGAGACCAGTATCactctgcagtggaataaaGTCAACAACAATGTCAGCTTTACTCTCCAGTTTGATGGAACAGAGATAAACATCACTGCACCAGATGGAGATGGACCAGTAACTCACACAGTCTCATCTCTCACTGCTGGAACCAAAtacacattcactctcttctctgtgtttgaggacATCAGAAGCAGTGGAGTAAGCTTTACTGCAGTCACTG
- the LOC108888791 gene encoding uncharacterized protein LOC108888791 isoform X2: MDYGLIIFLLTGALVSVASAQTRQYHFVSTPLNWTEAQSFCRQVYTDLATIENTADVSAVNATTSNYTGQAWIGLYDDLVNSWRWSLDNSSFYGEGETEFRNWDLNPVQPNNQLGQQYCVVLYGGRLGTWGDTECSMELQFVCYAGIENGTLVYVIIDNQVNWTQAQRFCRENYVDLASIRNQTENDIITSISNGRFVWIGLYRNNLWSDGSTSLFRNWAAGQPDSGTDNCFTTSFSGSGQWSDDDCSLSLPFICFRTIPPNAEGFRSTGQDETSITLQWNKVNNNVSYILQFDGTEINITAPDGDGPVTHTVSSLTAGTKYTFTLFSVFEDVRSSGVSFTAVTVPSNAGGFRSTGQDETSITLQWNKVNNNVSFTLQFDGTEINITAPDGDGPVTHTVSSLTAATKYTFTLFSVFEDVRSSGVSVTAVTAPSNTGGFRSTGQDETSITLQWNKVNNNVSFTLQFDGTEINITAPDGDGPVTHTVSSLTAGTKYTFTLFSVFEDVRSSGVSVTAVTAPSNTGGFRSTGQDETSITLQWNKVNNNVSFTLQFDGTEINITAPDGDGPVTHTVSSLTAGTKYTFTLFSVFEDVRSSGVSVTAVTAPSNTGGFRSTGQDETSITLQWNKVNNNVSFTLQFDGTEINITAPDGDGPVTHTVSSLTAGTKYTFTLFSVFEDVRSSGVSVTAVTAPSNTGGFRSTGQDETSITLQWNKVNNNVSFTLQFDGTEINITAPDGDGPVTHTVSSLTAGTKYTFTLFSVFEDVRSSGVSVTAVTAPSNTGGFRSTGQDETSITLQWNKVNNNVSFTLQFDGTEINITAPDGDGPVTHTISSLTAGTKYTFTLFSVFEDVRSSGVSVTAVTAPSNTGGFRSTGQDETSITLQWNKVNNNVSFTLQFDGTEINITAPDGDGPVTHTVSSLTAGTKYTFTLFSVFEDVRSSGVSVTAVTAPSNTGGFRSTGQDETSITLQWNKVNNNVSFTLQFDGTEINITAPDGDGPVTHTVSSLTAGTKYTFTLFSVFEDVRSSGVSVTAVTAPSNTGGFRSTGQDETSITLQWNKVNNNVSFTLQFDGTEINITAPDGDGPVTHTVSSLTAGTKYTFTLFSVFEDVRSSGVSVTAVTAPSNTGGFRSTGQDETSITLQWNKVNNNVSFTLQFDGTEINITAPDGDGPVTHTVSSLTAGTKYTFTLFSVFEDVRSSGVSVTAVTAPSNTGGFRSTGQDETSITLQWNKVNNNVSFTLQFDGTEINITAPDGDGPVTHTVSSLTAGTKYTFTLFSVFEDVRSSGVSVTAVTAPSNTGGFRSTGQDETSITLQWNKVNNNVSFTLQFDGTEINITAPDGDGPVTHTISSLTAGTKYTFTLFSVFEDVRSSGVSVTAVTAPSNTGGFRSTGQDETSITLQWNKVNNNVSFTLQFDGTEINITAPDGDGPVTHTVSSLTAGTKYTFTLFSVFEDVRSSGVSVTAVTAPSNAGNFRSTGQDETSITLQWNKVNNNVSYILQFDGTEINITAPDGDGPVTHTVSSLTAGTKYTFTLFSVLEDIRSSGVSFTAVTAPSNTGGFRSTGQDETSITLQWNKVNNNVSFTLQFDGTEINITAPDGDGPVTHTVSSLTAGTKYTFTLFSVFEDVRSSGVSVTAVTAPSNTGGFRSTGQDETSITLQWNKVNNNVSFTLQFDGTEINITAPDGDGPVTHTVSSLTAGTKYTFTLFSVFEDIRSSGVSFTAVTAPSNAGNFRSTGQDETSITLQWNKVNNNVSYILQFDGTEINITAPDGDGPVTHTVSSLTAGTKYTFTLFSVFEDVRSSGVSFTAVTGEILNFFSVLLM; encoded by the exons ATGGATTATGGGCTGATCATCTTTTTGCTCACAG gaGCATTGGTCAGTGTTGCCTCTGCCCAAACTCGTCAGTATCACTTTGTGAGCACGCCACTGAACtggactgaagctcagagctTCTGCCGACAGGTCTATACTGACCTGGCCACCATagaaaacacagctgatgtCAGTGCCGTTAATGCTACTACATCAAACTACACAG GCCAGGCTTGGATAGGTCTCTATGATGATTTGGTAAACAGCTGGAGATGGTCCCTGGATAACAGCAGCTTCTAtggagaaggagaaacagagtTTAGAAATTGGGATTTGAATCCTGTTCAGCCCAACAATCAACTAGGACAACAGTACTGTGTGGTATTATATGGTGGCCGTTTGGGCACATGGGGAGACACTGAATGCAGCATGGAACTTCAGTTTGTGTGCTATGCTG GCATAGAAAATGGCACACTGGTCTATGTTATAATTGACAATCAGGTGAATTGGACTCAAGCTCAGAGATTCTGCAGGGAGAATTATGTTGACCTAGCCAG TATAAGaaatcagacagaaaatgacatcATCACAAGCATATCAAATGGGAGATTTGTGTGGATTGGTCTGTACCGGAATAACCTGTGGTCTGATGGGAGCACCTCTCTGTTTCGAAACTGGGCCGCTGGACAGCCAGACTCTGGGACAGATAACTGTTTCACCACATCATTCAGTGGCTCAGGACAGTGGTCAGATGATGATTGCTCCCTCAGCTTGCCATTCATCTGTTTCAGAACAA TTCCACCCAACGCAGAAGGCTTCAGATCAACAGGACAAGATGAGACCAGTATCactctgcagtggaataaaGTCAACAACAATGTCAGCTATATTCTCCAGTTTGATGGGACAGAGATAAACATCACTGCACCAGATGGAGATGGACCAGTAACTCACACAGTCTCATCTCTCACTGCTGGAACCAAAtacacattcactctcttctctgtgtttgaggacGTCAGAAGCAGTGGAGTAAGCTTTACTGCAGTCACTG TTCCTTCAAATGCAGGAGGCTTCAGGTCAACAGGACAAGATGAGACCAGTATCactctgcagtggaataaaGTCAACAACAATGTCAGCTTTACTCTCCAGTTTGATGGTACAGAGATAAACATCACTGCACCAGATGGAGATGGACCAGTAACTCACACAGTCTCATCTCTCACTGCTGCAACCAAAtacacattcactctcttctctgtgtttgaggacGTCAGAAGCAGTGGAGTAAGCGTTACTGCAGTCACTG ctcctTCAAACACAGGAGGCTTCAGGTCAACAGGACAAGATGAGACCAGTATCactctgcagtggaataaaGTCAACAACAATGTCAGCTTTACTCTCCAGTTTGATGGAACAGAGATAAACATCACTGCACCAGATGGAGATGGACCAGTAACTCACACAGTCTCATCTCTCACTGCTGGAACCAAAtacacattcactctcttctctgtgtttgaggacGTCAGAAGCAGTGGAGTAAGCGTTACTGCAGTCACTG ctcctTCAAACACAGGAGGCTTCAGGTCAACAGGACAAGATGAGACCAGTATCactctgcagtggaataaaGTCAACAACAATGTCAGCTTTACTCTCCAGTTTGATGGAACAGAGATAAACATCACTGCACCAGATGGAGATGGACCAGTAACTCACACAGTCTCATCTCTCACTGCTGGAACCAAAtacacattcactctcttctctgtgtttgaggacGTCAGAAGCAGTGGAGTAAGCGTTACTGCAGTCACTG ctcctTCAAACACAGGAGGCTTCAGGTCAACAGGACAAGATGAGACCAGTATCactctgcagtggaataaaGTCAACAACAATGTCAGCTTTACTCTCCAGTTTGATGGAACAGAGATAAACATCACTGCACCAGATGGAGATGGACCAGTAACTCACACAGTCTCATCTCTCACTGCTGGAACCAAAtacacattcactctcttctctgtgtttgaggacGTCAGAAGCAGTGGAGTAAGTGTTACTGCAGTCACTG ctcctTCAAACACAGGAGGCTTCAGATCAACAGGACAAGATGAGACCAGTATCactctgcagtggaataaaGTCAACAACAATGTCAGCTTTACTCTCCAGTTTGATGGAACAGAGATAAACATCACTGCACCAGATGGAGATGGACCAGTAACTCACACAGTCTCATCTCTCACTGCTGGAACCAAAtacacattcactctcttctctgtgtttgaggacGTCAGAAGCAGTGGAGTAAGCGTTACTGCAGTCACTG ctcctTCAAACACAGGAGGCTTCAGGTCAACAGGACAAGATGAGACCAGTATCactctgcagtggaataaaGTCAACAACAATGTCAGCTTTACTCTCCAGTTTGATGGAACAGAGATAAACATCACTGCACCAGATGGAGATGGACCAGTAACTCACACAATCTCATCTCTCACTGCTGGAACCAAAtacacattcactctcttctctgtgtttgaggacGTCAGAAGCAGTGGAGTAAGTGTTACTGCAGTCACTG ctcctTCAAACACAGGAGGCTTCAGATCAACAGGACAAGATGAGACCAGTATCactctgcagtggaataaaGTCAACAACAATGTCAGCTTTACTCTCCAGTTTGATGGAACAGAGATAAACATCACTGCACCAGATGGAGATGGACCAGTAACTCACACAGTCTCATCTCTCACTGCTGGAACCAAAtacacattcactctcttctctgtgtttgaggacGTCAGAAGCAGTGGAGTAAGCGTTACTGCAGTCACTG ctcctTCAAACACAGGAGGCTTCAGGTCAACAGGACAAGATGAGACCAGTATCactctgcagtggaataaaGTCAACAACAATGTCAGCTTTACTCTCCAGTTTGATGGAACAGAGATAAACATCACTGCACCAGATGGAGATGGACCAGTAACTCACACAGTCTCATCTCTCACTGCTGGAACCAAAtacacattcactctcttctctgtgtttgaggacGTCAGAAGCAGTGGAGTAAGCGTTACTGCAGTCACTG ctcctTCAAACACAGGAGGCTTCAGGTCAACAGGACAAGATGAGACCAGTATCactctgcagtggaataaaGTCAACAACAATGTCAGCTTTACTCTCCAGTTTGATGGAACAGAGATAAACATCACTGCACCAGATGGAGATGGACCAGTAACTCACACAGTCTCATCTCTCACTGCTGGAACCAAAtacacattcactctcttctctgtgtttgaggacGTCAGAAGCAGTGGAGTAAGCGTTACTGCAGTCACTG ctcctTCAAACACAGGAGGCTTCAGGTCAACAGGACAAGATGAGACCAGTATCactctgcagtggaataaaGTCAACAACAATGTCAGCTTTACTCTCCAGTTTGATGGAACAGAGATAAACATCACTGCACCAGATGGAGATGGACCAGTAACTCACACAGTCTCATCTCTCACTGCTGGAACCAAAtacacattcactctcttctctgtgtttgaggacGTCAGAAGCAGTGGAGTAAGTGTTACTGCAGTCACTG ctcctTCAAACACAGGAGGCTTCAGATCAACAGGACAAGATGAGACCAGTATCactctgcagtggaataaaGTCAACAACAATGTCAGCTTTACTCTCCAGTTTGATGGAACAGAGATAAACATCACTGCACCAGATGGAGATGGACCAGTAACTCACACAGTCTCATCTCTCACTGCTGGAACCAAAtacacattcactctcttctctgtgtttgaggacGTCAGAAGCAGTGGAGTAAGCGTTACTGCAGTCACTG ctcctTCAAACACAGGAGGCTTCAGGTCAACAGGACAAGATGAGACCAGTATCactctgcagtggaataaaGTCAACAACAATGTCAGCTTTACTCTCCAGTTTGATGGAACAGAGATAAACATCACTGCACCAGATGGAGATGGACCAGTAACTCACACAATCTCATCTCTCACTGCTGGAACCAAAtacacattcactctcttctctgtgtttgaggacGTCAGAAGCAGTGGAGTAAGTGTTACTGCAGTCACTG ctcctTCAAACACAGGAGGCTTCAGATCAACAGGACAAGATGAGACCAGTATCactctgcagtggaataaaGTCAACAACAATGTCAGCTTTACTCTCCAGTTTGATGGAACAGAGATAAACATCACTGCACCAGATGGAGATGGACCAGTAACTCACACAGTCTCATCTCTCACTGCTGGAACCAAAtacacattcactctcttctctgtgtttgaggacGTCAGAAGCAGTGGAGTAAGCGTTACTGCAGTCACTG ctcctTCAAATGCAGGAAACTTCAGGTCAACAGGACAAGATGAGACCAGTATCactctgcagtggaataaaGTCAACAACAATGTCAGCTATATTCTCCAGTTCGATGGTACAGAGATAAACATCACTGCACCAGATGGAGATGGACCAGTAACTCACACAGTCTCATCTCTCACTGCTGGAACCAAAtacacattcactctcttctctgtgctTGAGGACATCAGAAGCAGTGGAGTAAGCTTTACTGCAGTCACTG ctcctTCAAACACAGGAGGCTTCAGGTCAACAGGACAAGATGAGACCAGTATCactctgcagtggaataaaGTCAACAACAATGTCAGCTTTACTCTCCAGTTTGATGGTACAGAGATAAACATCACTGCACCAGATGGAGATGGACCAGTAACTCACACAGTCTCATCTCTCACTGCTGGAACCAAAtacacattcactctcttctctgtgtttgaggacGTCAGAAGCAGTGGAGTAAGCGTTACTGCAGTCACTG ctcctTCAAACACAGGAGGCTTCAGGTCAACAGGACAAGATGAGACCAGTATCactctgcagtggaataaaGTCAACAACAATGTCAGCTTTACTCTCCAGTTTGATGGAACAGAGATAAACATCACTGCACCAGATGGAGATGGACCAGTAACTCACACAGTCTCATCTCTCACTGCTGGAACCAAAtacacattcactctcttctctgtgtttgaggacATCAGAAGCAGTGGAGTAAGCTTTACTGCAGTCACTG